A single Budorcas taxicolor isolate Tak-1 chromosome Y, Takin1.1, whole genome shotgun sequence DNA region contains:
- the LOC128071004 gene encoding zinc finger protein 280B-like: MLREEEQEPEVRKREGEAKQADDDDDDEVILVGVEHVNEDADVIFVGMSSASKPVVSNVLNRDTPGSCSRRKRYGHFRKGNADKLQPASHVTPTSEAKAVLPVSDSESRSTDSPIIIEPPSQADCKNISPQRVPKCFSKESCSSLITFTSSLQHPAERAVSAGDMNKSPHVSKVLSTCETNSRNPKRPKLSDGIIGEHCLGFSPSGIFHTVTTQQSTPDRVHTSLSHVQNGEPCPTPFPKDSVHCKPVRPLGENGLTKTDFPSSASPDKIGDPTEGKLTVLLGDFYYGEHVGVGQPEPKTHTAFKCLSCLKVLKNVKFMNHMKHHLELERQRGDSWKTHTTCRHCLRQFPTPFQMQCHIESVHTPQEPSAVCRICELSFETDQVLLEHMKDNHKPGEMPYVCQVCSYRSSFFADVDAHFRAYHGDTKNLLCLFCLKIFKTATAYGHHHRGHWEKSFRQCSKCRLQFLTSKEEREHKTQCHQMFKKPKQLEGLSPETKIVIQVSLEPLQPGLVEVASITVNTSDFESS; this comes from the coding sequence atgttacgtgaagaagaacaagagccagaagtacggaaaagggagggagaagccaaacaagcagatgatgatgatgatgatgaagtgatcttggtcggagtggaacatgtaaatgaagatgctgacgtgatctttgttgggatgagctcagcttcaaaaccagtcgtttcaaacgtactgaacagagataccccaggttcttgttcaaggagaaaaaggtatggtcaCTTCAGGAAAGGTAACGCTGACAAATTACAGCCAGCTAGTCATGTGACTCCTACATCAGAAGCAAAGgctgtcttgccagtttctgactctgaatcaagatcaacagatagtcctattattattgaacctccgtctcaagctgattgtaaaaatatttcaccacaaagagtgccgaagtgcttttcaaaggagtcatgttcttctttgattaccttcacaagttcattgcagcatccagcagaaagagcggtttctgcaggagatatgaataaaagtcctcatgtctcaaaggtactttccacttgtgaaacaaatagcagaaatcccaaaaggcctaagctcagtgatggcattataggggaacattgtttaggtttttccccttcaggtatttttcatacagtgaccactcagcaaagcacaccggaccgtgtccatacctcactaagccatgttcagaatggagaaccttgtccaacaccttttccaaaggacagtgttcattgcaagcctgtaagacctttaggggaaaatggactgacaaaaactgattttccaagttcagcaagtccagacaaaattggtgatcccacagaaggaaagctgactgtgttacttggtgacttctactatggagagcatgtaggagttgggcagccagaaccgaagacccacacagcgtttaaatgcctcagctgcttgaaagttctaaaaaatgtcaagtttatgaatcacatgaagcaccatttggaacttgagaggcagagaggtgacagctggaaaacccacaccacctgccggcactgcctccgccagtttcctactcccttccagatgcagtgtcacattgaaagtgtccacactccccaggagccctccgcagtctgtcgcatctgtgagttgtcctttgagacagatcaggttctcttagagcacatgaaagacaatcataagcctggtgaaatgccctatgtatgccaggtttgcagttacagatcatcattttttgcagatgtggatgcacatttcagagcataccatggtgacactaagaatttactttgcctgttttgtctcaaaatttttaaaactgcaacagcctacggacatcatcatagagggcactgggaaaagagttttcgccagtgttccaaatgtcggctacagtttttaacttccaaagaggaaagggagcacaagacccagtgtcatcaaatgtttaagaagcctaagcagctagaaggattgtctcctgaaacaaaaattgttattcaggtatcactggaaccccttcaaccaggattggtggaagtagcatccattactgtgaacacatctgattttgaatcatca